A stretch of DNA from Drosophila virilis strain 15010-1051.87 chromosome 5, Dvir_AGI_RSII-ME, whole genome shotgun sequence:
GTCCTTGTTTACCTGATGTTTCCTCTCAAATTTATAAACAGAATATGGGCCAGACTTGGAGCATTGTGTCTCGCACCTTCGCACAGCTGCTCCGGACTGTGGCATCAGCTTGTCTTATTCAATTTGTATTCATTAATAGGAGTAAAAGTAAAGTCCAAACTGGCGACGTGCATTAATGGTAATTACAATCGTTGCACGGCCGGCGCGAAATGTTCGGCAGCTGAGCTGCACAATTTGTATCGGATGTCGCCCACTTTTCCAAGAGTAATACCTTTTGGACACGTAAATTGCGTGGCTCTCGCGgtgtaattaaattttatttttttataacattAATAATGTGGCACAAAAGCAGCCTGCctccgagtgtgtgtgtgtgtgtgtgtgggcaggtGAGTGTACACGTGGGCGTAATAATACAAAGGAATGCACGCACATGCATATTTGTGTACATTGTGTCTGTCTTTGGCATAAACGTTGGGTATATTGTTGTTTAAGTGATTCCTATGTGGACATTGCCAAGAATTGGCAATTGcataatagaaaaatataaattgggTTACGATAACCAATTGATGAAAGGCGTTGCGCTCTAGTAATTGCCTACAGTCTAAGCAGGAAGCAGCCTTTCATTTCCCTTTGATGATCGATGCAGCTGTAAAGTCAGTTGCCATAGAGAAAGAGCCCCAAATTGCCGATGCCAACGGCTACGTGAGTGattaaagcagcagcagcttagcGCAGCAGCTTCTGCTATAAATAGTGAAGCCCTCGGGAGGAGAGTTCAGTAGCTCAGTGGGAGACAGAGTCGAAGAAGTgtttaaattaagcaaaatgtatttcaaaatcaaccgAAACGGACAGGGTGCAAAAATGTCGCCTTTAATGTTGCTTgtgttggctgctgcagccgGATGCACTGCATCCAACGAGAAGACGCTGCCCAAACGCAGCCTGGGCGATGCCTCCGTGCCGTGGGCGGCGACAAGCAGCGCCCAACTTGGCAGCGCCTGGAATGCGGCTGGCAACTGGGCCAGCctaggcggcagcagcggcggctggAGTGGTGGACACAGTCCGCTCAGGGCTGCGCCGTCGCCAAACGAGGTGGCAAACGCCATATCGGCTGCCAAGCAGGCATCGGCCAATGTGCTGATCGCCCAACAGCAAATGCAGGCGGCAAAGGAGAACGTGCTGAACCAGCAGCGCATCGCCATGGAAAAGGAGACCCATGCCGCGATACTCACGCAAAAGTCGGAGGCAGCTGCGGCCATACAACGCTCCGAAGCGGCATCGGCAGCCTCGGCTGTGGTTCTGGCCCAGCAGCGGCTGGCCGCATCCAAGGCAGCGGTCGCTTATCAGCAGCGCATTGCCGCTGCTCGCGAGGCTGAGGCGGCTTCGGCGCTGCAGCGGTCGGCGCACGCGGCCGCCGCCGAGATCCAAAAGACGGAATACGAGGCGGCAAAGTTTGGCCAATTTACGCGCAACGGCAACGCAGGTGCCGCTCACCACCTAACGATTATCAAAGATGCTGCTCTCTCGCCCATTACGGCTGGCACCAATCATGTGACAAACCTGGAGGCTCTTGGCCTGGGGCCTTGGCTGAGTGCTAATACGGTTGGTAAGCCACCTGCTGGCTCTGGTTGGTTGTAATAGAGCTTTTGTGAAACATGTATTATCAATATAACATAAACTAAGCGCATTGAAAAACCAGAAAACTCTGTTTTCTAACTTGTTGGCAGCAATGAATCCTTTCGAGAGACATGGCTTGAACATGTCCCATAAAAGATAGCAAAAATAGTTGCAAATAGACAGATCaatggacatggctatatcagCTGCAAAATGCCTAATCAAGGACTAAATATAGATACTAGCTAGTATATTTAAGCTGTTTAATGCTGGTTCCGTCATAATATAATTATGTTCGCAGCTGGGTACCAAAGTATTCTCTTCTCATAGTCGAGCACTTTTCAATAGACCAACTAAAAAATGTGGGTTCTTTTTAGACATATTAAACCTTTTGTTTTAGCTTCGTCAGGCGCAAGATAATTCAGATTTATTTAAGATTATCGCATCAAAAAACCTATCAAAGGGTATAACAGCATTCGATATTTTGATCCTTTgccttataaatataatatttataat
This window harbors:
- the LOC138911388 gene encoding prophage side tail fiber protein homolog StfR-like, which translates into the protein MYFKINRNGQGAKMSPLMLLVLAAAAGCTASNEKTLPKRSLGDASVPWAATSSAQLGSAWNAAGNWASLGGSSGGWSGGHSPLRAAPSPNEVANAISAAKQASANVLIAQQQMQAAKENVLNQQRIAMEKETHAAILTQKSEAAAAIQRSEAASAASAVVLAQQRLAASKAAVAYQQRIAAAREAEAASALQRSAHAAAAEIQKTEYEAAKFGQFTRNGNAGAAHHLTIIKDAALSPITAGTNHVTNLEALGLGPWLSANTVGKPPAGSGWL